The following coding sequences lie in one Arachis hypogaea cultivar Tifrunner chromosome 9, arahy.Tifrunner.gnm2.J5K5, whole genome shotgun sequence genomic window:
- the LOC112711098 gene encoding uncharacterized protein — MSGTPKRSHEDTLHPSSKHPHDDSSTYSKLVSTSNEYHVPYDIGQDSRAAKAPRTEFRDADRKSPLPSVYRITSLSNDSHPDHPLGIENKIESRDSKDNRDFRFENRDSKIEKKDIHVEARRDAQSAKSEKDLRVEGRGDDNKDVKYDRESHNESKGDKTEKDGYGMVSSHLNWKESKDYHRGKRYSDSPSRSLETWQMPRSNSQGPLEARKESSTTKERDYVEAHEAVGENKVDSKGDDRSKEKDRKGKDVKHREWGEKEKERNDRRSSEDVSNTSGDGKESAKEDKDVERSEKEKKDHPKERENSKDREKDQIKKDSLNGMDKEIPNNEKELGDGLVKLPEQETVLPDQKKQKDADSWKNVDRESKEKKKERDADSEGDKPDRPDKRNRGFDKESDDGCADVEGAIEKEKEKEPYNFSAQQRRRIQRSRGSPQVPNREPRFRSRSADNDGSQGKVEVSSVVYKVGDSMQELIKLWEEYKSSVSQLEKNGESSSNGPTLEICIPSDYVTATNRQVRGGQLWGTDVYTYDSDLVAVLMHTGYCRPTASPPHAAIQELRATIRVLPPQDCYTSTLRNNVRSRAWGAAIGCSYRVERCCIVKKGGGTIDLEPCLTYTSTIEPTLAPVAVERTITTRAAASNALRQQRFVREVTIQYNLCNEPWTKYSISIVADKGLKKPLYTSARLKKGEVLYLETHFYRYELCFSGEKMVKATPTTPLRDAGTEKSQNHHHHHSAIGEKHDGDNVMIEAFRWSRCKKPLPQKVMRTIGIPLPPEHVEVLEDNLDWEDVQWSQTGVWIAGKEYTLARAHFLSMN, encoded by the exons ATGAGTGGCACACCTAAGAGATCTCATGAAGATACTCTTCATCCATCTTCAAAGCATCCCCACGATGATTCAAGTACATATTCCAAGTTGGTTTCAACTTCAAATGAATACCATGTGCCTTATGATATAGGTCAGGATTCCCGTGCTGCAAAAGCGCCCCGGACAGAATTCCGTGATGCTGATAGAAAATCTCCTCTTCCTTCAGTGTATCGGATTACATCACTATCAAATGATTCTCATCCGGATCATCCACTTGGTATTGAGAACAAGATAGAGTCAAGGGATTCTAAGGACAACAGAGATTTCCGATTTGAAAATCGTGATTCAAAGATAGAGAAGAAGGATATACATGTTGAAGCTAGAAGGGATGCTCAGAGTGCTAAGAGTGAAAAGGATTTGCGTGTTGAGGGTAGAGGAGATGACAATAAGGATGTCAAATATGACCGGGAGAGTCATAATGAATCAAAAGGTGACAAGACAGAAAAGGATGGCTATGGTATGGTTAGCAGCCATTTGAATTGGAAGGAATCAAAAGATTACCATAGGGGAAAACGATATTCAGATTCACCTAGTCGTAGTTTGGAGACTTGGCAAATGCCACGTAGCAATTCACAAGGACCACTTGAGGCTCGAAAGGAGAGTTCAACAACAAAAGAAAGGGACTACGTGGAAGCTCACGAGGCTGTTGGGGAGAACAAAGTAGACTCTAAAGGTGATGATAGATCtaaagaaaaagataggaaaggcAAGGATGTGAAGCATCGGGAATGGggagagaaggaaaaagaaagaaacgatCGTAGAAGCAGTGAAGACGTTAGCAATACAAGTGGTGATGGTAAAGAATCCGCCAAGGAAGACAAAGATGTAGAAAGGtcggagaaagagaaaaaagatcatccaaaagagagagaaaattcaaAAGACAGGGAAAAGGATCAGATCAAGAAAGACTCATTGAATGGAATGGATAAAGAGATTCCAAATAATGAGAAGGAACTTGGGGATGGATTGGTTAAATTGCCAGAACAAGAAACTGTGTTACCAGACCAGAAGAAACAAAAAGATGCTGATAGCTGGAAAAATGTTGATCGTgaatcaaaagagaaaaaaaaagagagagatgcTGATTCAGAAGGTGATAAGCCGGATAGACCTGATAAGCGAAATAGAGGCTTTGACAAGGAATCAGATGATGGCTGTGCTGATGTGGAAGGGGCTatagagaaggagaaggagaaggaaccCTATAATTTCAGTGCCCAGCAACGCAGAAGGATACAACGATCTAGGGGAAGTCCTCAGGTGCCTAACCGAGAGCCTCGTTTCAGATCCCGTTCCGCAGACAATGATGG GTCTCAAG GTAAAGTAGAGGTTTCATCTGTTGTTTATAAGGTTGGTGATAGTATGCAAGAGCTGATAAAACTGTGGGAGGAATATAAATCATCCGTGTCTCAACTGGAGAAAAATGGTGAAAGTTCTAGTAATGGGCCTACTTTGGAAATTTGTATACCTTCTGATTATGTTACTGCTACAAATCGTCAA GTCAGAGGTGGCCAGCTTTGGGGGACCGATGTATACACATATGACTCGGATCTTGTTGCTG TTCTCATGCACACAGGTTACTGTCGCCCAACAGCTTCTCCGCCTCATGCAGCCATACAAGAGTTGCGTGCAACTATCCGAGTGCTTCCTCCACAAGATT GCTATACCTCCACATTGAGAAACAATGTAAGATCCCGAGCTTGGGGTGCAGCAATTGGTTGTAGTTATCGAGTTGAACGGTGTTGCATTGTGAAG AAAGGGGGTGGAACTATAGATCTTGAACCTTGCCTTACCTATACTTCAACCATTGAGCCCACCCTTGCTCCGGTGGCTGTTGAACGGACAATAACTACCAGGGCAGCAGCTTCG AATGCTTTGCGACAGCAAAGATTTGTTCGAGAAGTCACAATACAGTACAACCTCTGCAATGAGCCCTG GACCAAATATAGCATAAGCATTGTTGCTGACAAAGGTCTTAAAAAACCACTCTACACGTCTGCTCGTTTGAAGAAGGGGGAAGTCTTGTATTTGGAGACACATTTTTATAG ATATGAGCTTTGTTTTTCTGGAGAGAAAATGGTCAAGGCTACACCAACAACTCCATTGCGCGACGCAGGAACAGAGAAGTCTCagaatcaccaccaccaccactctgCGATTGGTGAAAAACATGATGGTGATAATGTCATGATTGAGGCATTCCGTTGGTCTCGTTGTAAGAAGCCTCTGCCCCAGAAGGTGATGCGCACCATTGGCATCCCTCTGCCGCCTGAACATGTTGAG GTACTGGAGGATAATTTGGACTGGGAAGATGTGCAATGGTCACAAACTGGTGTATGGATTGCAGGAAAGGAATATACACTTGCAAGGGCGCATTTCTTGTCAATGAATTAG